In a single window of the Coffea eugenioides isolate CCC68of chromosome 3, Ceug_1.0, whole genome shotgun sequence genome:
- the LOC113764505 gene encoding hydroxyproline O-galactosyltransferase GALT3 isoform X1, translated as MKKWTGGVLIVGLALILVISYSFVGKSAQQKQSAYDFFNNHPADNANPEGRKGHDNVKSAETDVIKALNFKGKPRFVHVEGLSSLYGSLGNFSKEESKALQVWSRMRFLLSRSDALPETLQGIKEAAAVWKELLSTVQEDKASNVNKVGEDVDCPYYVSAFNGTKSRSQNATLEIPCGLVEDSSVTVIGMPDALQDGFQIELIGSKLSDEPRPPLVLQYKVFLPGKNLTKEPFVIQNAWANESGWGKEERCPDHGSTDFLKVDGLVMCNAQSVRTATPENSNGSNRSSDKLTNFSDGGTHGSATFPFPYFEGIPFTASLWVGLEGFHMTVNGRHETSFAYREKLEPWLVGGVEVKGGLDTIAILAKGLPVSNDLNLDVDLELLKAPSVSKKELVLMIGVFSTANNFERRMALRRSWMQYDAVRTAEVAVRFFIGLHKKQAVNYELWREAQAYGDIQLMPFVDYYSLLSLKTIAICILGTEILTAKYIMKTDDDAFVRIDEVVSSLSLKGKASSDGLLYGHISFESSPHRDKENKWYISPEEWPYASYPPWAHGPGYVISRDIAKFIVGGHRERDIMFLMGLQLFKLEDVAVGIWIEQFKSLGHSVKYVDDERFYISGCEPNYVLAHYQTPRKLLCMWEKLQKQKHRRHDDDPPNSCCD; from the exons atgaaaaagtGGACTGGAGGTGTTTTAATCGTAGGGCTTGCATTGATTTTAGTTATTAGTTACAGTTTCGTTGGGAAGTCCGCCCAACAAAAGCAATCAGCATATGATTTTTTCAATAATCATCCTGCTGACAATGCCAACCCGGAAGGCAGGAAGGGCCATGATAATGTGAAATCAGCTGAGACTGACGTCATAAAGGCACTTAATTTTAAAGGAAAGCCTCGATTTGTCCATGTTGAAGGGCTCAGCTCCTTGTATGGTAGCTTGGGGAACTTTTCCAAAGAGGAGTCAAAAGCGTTGCAGGTATGGAGCCGAATGCGCTTTTTATTATCCAGGTCAGATGCATTGCCTGAAACACTGCAGGGCATCAAAGAGGCCGCTGCAGTTTGGAAAGAGTTGTTGTCAACCGTTCAGGAAGATAAGGCCTCCAACGTAAACAAAGTTGGAGAGGATGTAGATTGTCCGTACTATGTCAGTGCGTTTAATGGCACAAAATCAAGGAGTCAGAATGCAACTCTTGAAATCCCTTGTGGTCTTGTTGAAGATTCATCTGTTACTGTGATTGGAATGCCTGATGCATTACAAGACGGTTTTCAAATTGAGCTTATTGGCTCAAAACTGTCAGATGAGCCCAGGCCTCCTTTGGTGTTGCAGTACAAGGTGTTTTTACCTGGAAAGAACCTGACAAAGGAGCCCTTTGTCATCCAAAATGCATGGGCTAATGAATCTGGGTGGGGGAAGGAGGAAAGGTGTCCTGATCATGGCTCGACTGACTTTCTAAAAG TTGATGGGCTAGTAATGTGCAATGCGCAGAGTGTCAGGACGGCTACGCCAGAGAATTCAAATGGGAGTAATCGTAGCAGTGACAAGTTAACCAATTTTTCTGATGGGGGTACCCATGGAAGTGCCACTTTTCCTTTCCCTTATTTTGAAGGCATTCCATTTACTGCCTCATTGTGGGTTGGGTTGGAGGGATTCCACATGACAGTCAATGGAAGGCACGAGACATCTTTCGCATATAGAGAG AAACTTGAACCATGGTTGGTCGGTGGAGTTGAGGTGAAAGGTGGCTTGGACACCATAGCTATCTTAGCAAAAGGATTGCCTGTTTCAAATGACCTGAATTTAGACGTTGATCTCGAGCTTCTCAAAGCTCCCTCAGTTTCCAAGAAAGAGCTTGTATTGATGATTGGTGTTTTCTCAACTGCAAATAACTTCGAGAGGCGTATGGCACTGAGAAGATCTTGGATGCAATACGATGCTGTACGCACCGCCGAGGTGGCTGTCCGCTTCTTCATCGGTCTT CACAAGAAACAAGCAGTGAACTATGAGCTGTGGAGAGAAGCTCAAGCATACGGAGACATCCAGTTGATGCCTTTTGTTGACTATTATAGCTTGCTCAGTTTGAAAACCATTGCAATTTGCATTCTGGGG ACTGAAATCCTGACTGCTAAATATATAATGAAGACGGACGATGATGCCTTTGTTAGAATTGATGAAGTTGTATCTAGCTTGAGCTTGAAGGGAAAGGCTTCTTCAGACGGCCTTCTGTATGGTCATATATCGTTCGAATCATCACCCCACAGGGACAAAGAGAATAAATGGTACATCAGTCCAGAG GAATGGCCGTATGCATCATATCCGCCGTGGGCACACGGTCCGGGTTACGTAATTTCCAGAGACATAGCGAAGTTCATCGTTGGAGGCCATCGGGAAAGGGACATTATG TTTTTGATGGGGTTGCAGCTGTTCAAGCTAGAAGACGTGGCTGTTGGGATATGGATAGAGCAATTCAAGAGCCTGGGACACAGCGTGAAGTACGTGGACGACGAGAGATTTTACATATCTGGGTGTGAACCAAACTACGTTCTGGCCCATTACCAGACCCCTCGGAAGCTTCTGTGTATGTGGGAGAAgctccaaaaacaaaaacaccGCCGCCACGACGACGACCCTCCTAACTCCTGCTGTGACTGA
- the LOC113764505 gene encoding hydroxyproline O-galactosyltransferase GALT3 isoform X2: MKKWTGGVLIVGLALILVISYSFVGKSAQQKQSAYDFFNNHPADNANPEGRKGHDNVKSAETDVIKALNFKGKPRFVHVEGLSSLYGSLGNFSKEESKALQVWSRMRFLLSRSDALPETLQGIKEAAAVWKELLSTVQEDKASNVNKVGEDVDCPYYVSAFNGTKSRSQNATLEIPCGLVEDSSVTVIGMPDALQDGFQIELIGSKLSDEPRPPLVLQYKVFLPGKNLTKEPFVIQNAWANESGWGKEERCPDHGSTDFLKVDGLVMCNAQSVRTATPENSNGSNRSSDKLTNFSDGGTHGSATFPFPYFEGIPFTASLWVGLEGFHMTVNGRHETSFAYREKLEPWLVGGVEVKGGLDTIAILAKGLPVSNDLNLDVDLELLKAPSVSKKELVLMIGVFSTANNFERRMALRRSWMQYDAVRTAEVAVRFFIGLHKKQAVNYELWREAQAYGDIQLMPFVDYYSLLSLKTIAICILGTEILTAKYIMKTDDDAFVRIDEVVSSLSLKGKASSDGLLYGHISFESSPHRDKENKWYISPEEWPYASYPPWAHGPGYVISRDIAKFIVGGHRERDIMLFKLEDVAVGIWIEQFKSLGHSVKYVDDERFYISGCEPNYVLAHYQTPRKLLCMWEKLQKQKHRRHDDDPPNSCCD, encoded by the exons atgaaaaagtGGACTGGAGGTGTTTTAATCGTAGGGCTTGCATTGATTTTAGTTATTAGTTACAGTTTCGTTGGGAAGTCCGCCCAACAAAAGCAATCAGCATATGATTTTTTCAATAATCATCCTGCTGACAATGCCAACCCGGAAGGCAGGAAGGGCCATGATAATGTGAAATCAGCTGAGACTGACGTCATAAAGGCACTTAATTTTAAAGGAAAGCCTCGATTTGTCCATGTTGAAGGGCTCAGCTCCTTGTATGGTAGCTTGGGGAACTTTTCCAAAGAGGAGTCAAAAGCGTTGCAGGTATGGAGCCGAATGCGCTTTTTATTATCCAGGTCAGATGCATTGCCTGAAACACTGCAGGGCATCAAAGAGGCCGCTGCAGTTTGGAAAGAGTTGTTGTCAACCGTTCAGGAAGATAAGGCCTCCAACGTAAACAAAGTTGGAGAGGATGTAGATTGTCCGTACTATGTCAGTGCGTTTAATGGCACAAAATCAAGGAGTCAGAATGCAACTCTTGAAATCCCTTGTGGTCTTGTTGAAGATTCATCTGTTACTGTGATTGGAATGCCTGATGCATTACAAGACGGTTTTCAAATTGAGCTTATTGGCTCAAAACTGTCAGATGAGCCCAGGCCTCCTTTGGTGTTGCAGTACAAGGTGTTTTTACCTGGAAAGAACCTGACAAAGGAGCCCTTTGTCATCCAAAATGCATGGGCTAATGAATCTGGGTGGGGGAAGGAGGAAAGGTGTCCTGATCATGGCTCGACTGACTTTCTAAAAG TTGATGGGCTAGTAATGTGCAATGCGCAGAGTGTCAGGACGGCTACGCCAGAGAATTCAAATGGGAGTAATCGTAGCAGTGACAAGTTAACCAATTTTTCTGATGGGGGTACCCATGGAAGTGCCACTTTTCCTTTCCCTTATTTTGAAGGCATTCCATTTACTGCCTCATTGTGGGTTGGGTTGGAGGGATTCCACATGACAGTCAATGGAAGGCACGAGACATCTTTCGCATATAGAGAG AAACTTGAACCATGGTTGGTCGGTGGAGTTGAGGTGAAAGGTGGCTTGGACACCATAGCTATCTTAGCAAAAGGATTGCCTGTTTCAAATGACCTGAATTTAGACGTTGATCTCGAGCTTCTCAAAGCTCCCTCAGTTTCCAAGAAAGAGCTTGTATTGATGATTGGTGTTTTCTCAACTGCAAATAACTTCGAGAGGCGTATGGCACTGAGAAGATCTTGGATGCAATACGATGCTGTACGCACCGCCGAGGTGGCTGTCCGCTTCTTCATCGGTCTT CACAAGAAACAAGCAGTGAACTATGAGCTGTGGAGAGAAGCTCAAGCATACGGAGACATCCAGTTGATGCCTTTTGTTGACTATTATAGCTTGCTCAGTTTGAAAACCATTGCAATTTGCATTCTGGGG ACTGAAATCCTGACTGCTAAATATATAATGAAGACGGACGATGATGCCTTTGTTAGAATTGATGAAGTTGTATCTAGCTTGAGCTTGAAGGGAAAGGCTTCTTCAGACGGCCTTCTGTATGGTCATATATCGTTCGAATCATCACCCCACAGGGACAAAGAGAATAAATGGTACATCAGTCCAGAG GAATGGCCGTATGCATCATATCCGCCGTGGGCACACGGTCCGGGTTACGTAATTTCCAGAGACATAGCGAAGTTCATCGTTGGAGGCCATCGGGAAAGGGACATTATG CTGTTCAAGCTAGAAGACGTGGCTGTTGGGATATGGATAGAGCAATTCAAGAGCCTGGGACACAGCGTGAAGTACGTGGACGACGAGAGATTTTACATATCTGGGTGTGAACCAAACTACGTTCTGGCCCATTACCAGACCCCTCGGAAGCTTCTGTGTATGTGGGAGAAgctccaaaaacaaaaacaccGCCGCCACGACGACGACCCTCCTAACTCCTGCTGTGACTGA
- the LOC113765783 gene encoding probable protein phosphatase 2C 49 isoform X2, with protein MVAEAAAADILFHQSVSVQYHLCVSSKKMPPSPIEIDALPTPPTTPTTVFQAASGVQISRSESALGCSASIQTTTFVDSPRNIKFLPTIRSGSHTDTGRRRSNEDEHICIDDLSTRLGTLYTWLLPSSFYAIFDGHGGSDASSYVKKNAMRFFFEDAGLPKNSDINKSFLEELENSHRRAFLVADQALADERSIDASCGTTAITALVLGRHLLIANAGDSRAVLSRKGDAVQLSQDHRPSSVVERKRVEDLGGVIEYGYLNGELAVTRALGDWCMKLPFGSASPLTAEPEVQHILLSEDDEFLIIGCDGIWDVMSNQDAVSLVRRKLRLHGDPQQCARELVDQALCRASSDNLTVIVVCFSPVDGQDPVASQRPRLRCCSLSEEARRKLRSLLEGN; from the exons ATGGTAGCggaagcagcagcagcagatATATTGTTTCATCAAAGCGTTTCGGTTCAATATCATCTTTGCGTTTCTTCCAAGAAGATGCCGCCGTCTCCCATCGAAATCGATGCCCTGCCTACTCCGCCGACGACTCCCACCACCGTCTTTCAAGCCGCTTCTGGCGTCCAAATCTCTCGCTCTGAATCC GCCCTGGGTTGCTCAGCTAGTATCCAAACTACAACTTTTGTAGACTCTCCAAGGAACATCAAGTTTCTTCCGACTATCCGTTCAGGAAGCCATACGGATACTGGTCGCCGCAGATCCAATGAAGATGAACACATTTGCATAGACGATCTCTCTACCCGTTTGGGTACTCTCTACACATGGCTTCTGCCTAGTTCATTTTATGCTATTTTTGATGGTCATGGGGGTTCTGATGCCTCATCTTATGTTAAAAAGAATGCCATGAGATTCTTCTTTGAAGATGCTGGGCTGCCAAAAAATTCTGATATCAACAAATCATTTTTGGAGGAGTTGGAAAATTCTCATCGCAGAGCATTTTTGGTTGCTGATCAAGCCTTGGCTGATGAACGTAGTATTGATGCATCCTGCGGAACGACAGCAATTACTGCTCTTGTACTTGGAAGGCATCTTTTAATTGCAAATGCTGGCGACTCTCGTGCTGTTCTGAGTAGGAAAGGAGATGCTGTTCAGTTGTCTCAAGATCATAGACCCTCCTCTGTTGTTGAAAGGAAGAGGGTTGAGGATTTAGGTGGCGTAATAGAATATGGATATCTAAATGGTGAACTTGCTGTTACTCGGGCTCTTGGAGACTGGTGCATGAAACTTCCTTTTGGCTCTGCATCGCCTCTGACTGCTGAACCAGAGGTACAACACATTTTGCTATCCGAGGATGATGAATTCTTGATCATTGGGTGTGATGGGATATGGGATGTTATGTCAAACCAGGACGCTGTCAGCCTGGTTCGTCGCAAGCTTAGGCTGCACGGTGACCCACAGCAGTGTGCCAGAGAACTCGTGGATCAAGCTCTATGCAGGGCATCAAGTGACAacctcacagtaattgttgtcTGCTTTAGTCCTGTAGATGGTCAAGATCCGGTTGCCTCTCAAAGACCGAGGCTCAGGTGCTGCAGCTTGTCTGAGGAGGCTAGGAGGAAGCTGCGCAGTTTACTGGAAGGCAACTGA
- the LOC113765783 gene encoding probable protein phosphatase 2C 49 isoform X1 has protein sequence MVAEAAAADILFHQSVSVQYHLCVSSKKMPPSPIEIDALPTPPTTPTTVFQAASGVQISRSESYQALGCSASIQTTTFVDSPRNIKFLPTIRSGSHTDTGRRRSNEDEHICIDDLSTRLGTLYTWLLPSSFYAIFDGHGGSDASSYVKKNAMRFFFEDAGLPKNSDINKSFLEELENSHRRAFLVADQALADERSIDASCGTTAITALVLGRHLLIANAGDSRAVLSRKGDAVQLSQDHRPSSVVERKRVEDLGGVIEYGYLNGELAVTRALGDWCMKLPFGSASPLTAEPEVQHILLSEDDEFLIIGCDGIWDVMSNQDAVSLVRRKLRLHGDPQQCARELVDQALCRASSDNLTVIVVCFSPVDGQDPVASQRPRLRCCSLSEEARRKLRSLLEGN, from the exons ATGGTAGCggaagcagcagcagcagatATATTGTTTCATCAAAGCGTTTCGGTTCAATATCATCTTTGCGTTTCTTCCAAGAAGATGCCGCCGTCTCCCATCGAAATCGATGCCCTGCCTACTCCGCCGACGACTCCCACCACCGTCTTTCAAGCCGCTTCTGGCGTCCAAATCTCTCGCTCTGAATCC TATCAGGCCCTGGGTTGCTCAGCTAGTATCCAAACTACAACTTTTGTAGACTCTCCAAGGAACATCAAGTTTCTTCCGACTATCCGTTCAGGAAGCCATACGGATACTGGTCGCCGCAGATCCAATGAAGATGAACACATTTGCATAGACGATCTCTCTACCCGTTTGGGTACTCTCTACACATGGCTTCTGCCTAGTTCATTTTATGCTATTTTTGATGGTCATGGGGGTTCTGATGCCTCATCTTATGTTAAAAAGAATGCCATGAGATTCTTCTTTGAAGATGCTGGGCTGCCAAAAAATTCTGATATCAACAAATCATTTTTGGAGGAGTTGGAAAATTCTCATCGCAGAGCATTTTTGGTTGCTGATCAAGCCTTGGCTGATGAACGTAGTATTGATGCATCCTGCGGAACGACAGCAATTACTGCTCTTGTACTTGGAAGGCATCTTTTAATTGCAAATGCTGGCGACTCTCGTGCTGTTCTGAGTAGGAAAGGAGATGCTGTTCAGTTGTCTCAAGATCATAGACCCTCCTCTGTTGTTGAAAGGAAGAGGGTTGAGGATTTAGGTGGCGTAATAGAATATGGATATCTAAATGGTGAACTTGCTGTTACTCGGGCTCTTGGAGACTGGTGCATGAAACTTCCTTTTGGCTCTGCATCGCCTCTGACTGCTGAACCAGAGGTACAACACATTTTGCTATCCGAGGATGATGAATTCTTGATCATTGGGTGTGATGGGATATGGGATGTTATGTCAAACCAGGACGCTGTCAGCCTGGTTCGTCGCAAGCTTAGGCTGCACGGTGACCCACAGCAGTGTGCCAGAGAACTCGTGGATCAAGCTCTATGCAGGGCATCAAGTGACAacctcacagtaattgttgtcTGCTTTAGTCCTGTAGATGGTCAAGATCCGGTTGCCTCTCAAAGACCGAGGCTCAGGTGCTGCAGCTTGTCTGAGGAGGCTAGGAGGAAGCTGCGCAGTTTACTGGAAGGCAACTGA
- the LOC113764709 gene encoding dihydrolipoyl dehydrogenase 1, mitochondrial-like has protein sequence MAMASSIARRKAASPFLSPKNIKSCYSLFLTTRGFASASDDNDVVVIGGGPGGYVAAIKAAQLGLKTTCIEKRGSLGGTCLNVGCIPSKALLHSSHMFHEAKHSFASHGVKLSSVEVDLPAMLAQKDKAVSNLTRGIEGLFKKNKVNYVKGYGKFLSPSEVSVDTIEGGNTVVKGKNIIIATGSDVKGLPGVAIDEKRIVSSTGALSLSEVPKKLVVIGAGYIGLEMGSVWGRLGSEVTVVEFAPDIVPTMDGEIRKQFQRALEKQKMKFMLKTKVVSVDTAGETVKLTLESADGGKQSTLEADVVLVSAGRIPFTAGLGLDKIGVETDKAGRILVNEKFATNIPGVYAIGDVIPGPMLAHKAEEDGVACVEFIAGKEGHVDYDMVPGVVYTHPEVASVGKTEEQVKALGVQYCVGKFPFMANSRAKAIDDAEGIVKILAEKETDKILGVHIMSPNAGELIHEAVLALQYGAASEDIARTCHAHPTMSEALKEAAMATYDKPIHI, from the exons ATGGCAATGGCCAGCAGCATCGCCAGACGAAAGGCCGCCTCGCCTTTTCTGTCCCCCAAAAATATCAAGTCCTGCTATTCTCTTTTTCTCACCACCAGAGGCTTCGCTTCCGCCTCTGATGACAACGACGTCGTCGTCATCGGTGGTGGACCCGGCGGATATGTCGCCGCCATCAAAGCTGCCCAGCTCGGTCTCAAAACCACCTGCATCGAGAAACGTGGCTCTCTCGGCGGCACCTGTCTCAACGTCGGCTGTATTCCTTCCAAG GCACTTCTTCATTCGTCACACATGTTCCATGAAGCCAAGCATTCTTTTGCCAGTCATGGAGTGAAACTCTCTTCTGTTGAAGTTGATCTACCAGCTATGTTGGCCCAGAAAGATAAAGCTGTGTCGAACTTGACCCGAGGTATTGAAGGTCTGTTCAAGAAGAACAAAGTCAACTATGTTAAGGGTTATGGCAAATTTCTCTCCCCTTCGGAGGTTTCTGTTGACACCATTGAAGGTGGTAATACTGTTGTGAAAGGGAAGAATATAATAATCGCCACTGGTTCTGATGTCAAGGGTCTACCCGGTGTAGCCATTGATGAGAAGAGAATTGTGTCATCAACTGGTGCATTGTCCTTGTCAGAAGTCCCCAAGAAACTGGTTGTTATTGGAGCTGGGTATATTGGCCTTGAAATGGGCTCTGTTTGGGGGCGTCTTGGCTCTGAGGTAACTGTTGTTGAATTTGCACCTGATATTGTTCCAACCATGGACGGCGAAATCCGCAAACAATTCCAGCGTGCCCTTGAGAAGCAGAAGATGAAATTTATGCTCAAAACCAAGGTTGTATCAGTTGACACTGCTGGGGAGACAGTGAAGTTGACGCTCGAGTCAGCTGATGGTGGTAAACAGAGCACTCTTGAAGCTGATGTTGTCCTTGTATCCGCAGGAAGAATTCCGTTTACTGCTGGACTTGGATTGGACAAGATAGGTGTTGAAACTGACAAGGCTGGTCGGATCCTAGTCAACGAAAAATTTGCCACAAATATCCCTGGGGTATACGCTATTGGTGATGTTATTCCAGGACCAATGTTGGCGCACAAGGCAGAAGAGGATGGTGTTGCATGTGTGGAATTCATTGCAGGGAAGGAAGGTCACGTGGATTATGATATGGTTCCTGGAGTTGTTTATACACACCCTGAGGTGGCATCTGTTGGAAAAACTGAGGAGCAGGTGAAGGCCCTCGGGGTCCAATATTGTGTTGGAAAGTTCCCTTTCATGGCAAACAGCAGGGCCAAGGCAATTGATGATGCCGAGGGAATTGTCAAGATACTTGCAGAGAAGGAGACTGACAAGATATTGGGTGTCCATATAATGTCACCGAATGCTGGGGAGCTTATTCACGAGGCTGTGCTAGCTTTGCAGTATGGGGCAGCAAGTGAGGATATTGCTCGTACTTGCCATGCACATCCCACAATGAGTGAGGCTCTTAAAGAAGCTGCCATGGCAACATATGACAAGCCCATTCACATATAG
- the LOC113764711 gene encoding stress-response A/B barrel domain-containing protein HS1 has product MEEAKGEVRHVLLAKFKDGLSEDEIDQLIKGYANLVNLIPPMKSFSWGKDVSIENLHQGFTHIFESIFESTEGIAEYIGHPAHVEYANLLLPQLDKVLVIDYKPTVVHL; this is encoded by the exons ATGGAGGAGGCCAAAGGTGAAGTGAGGCACGTACTCCTAGCCAAGTTCAAAGATGGGCTCTCAGAAGATGAGATTGACCAACTCATCAAGGGCTACGCCAATCTCGTCAATCTCATCCCACCTATGAAGTCTTTTTCATG GGGTAAGGATGTGAGCATTGAGAATTTGCACCAAGGCTTTACTCACATCTTTGAGTCCATCTTTGAGAGTACCGAAGGGATTGCTGAGTATATTGGTCATCCAGCTCATGTTGAATATGCTAATCTGTTGCTCCCTCAACTAGACAAAGTCCTTGTCATTGATTACAAACCTACAGTAGTCCATCTTTAA